A genome region from Eremothecium cymbalariae DBVPG#7215 chromosome 4, complete sequence includes the following:
- the YLF2 gene encoding Ylf2p (similar to Ashbya gossypii ABR040W), which translates to MVSRYFSFRHERAHSMAKHFIRWVVRRYSSKNLLGRPSNNLTSGIVGLANVGKSTFFQAITGSELGNPANYPFATIEPEEAKVIVPSPELDHLFQLYQSQKKIPATLTVYDIAGLTRNASQGEGLGNRFLNDIRHVDGIFSLIRGFQNETITHIEGSVDPVRDMSLVQDELVLKDLEWLEAAKERLGRKLSRTAKNALEYSRMVAELKFLEDLEEFMYDGRKIAHFKTEWSAEQVEILNSHNFITAKPSLVLLNCTPRDYLMQENKYLKDVEKWIQESSPGDKVVLFSAEFETKYNEFIADGDYEKLALYCNSIADKAEIKVENYRSALPQIIIEMRKLLNLISFYTCGPQEARQWTIREGALAPQAAGVIHTDLEKTFISGNVIKYADIMGLQPPLLESQLKSQGKIKRVGSKYIMEDGDIAHFKAAGPKK; encoded by the coding sequence ATGGTGAGTAGATATTTTAGTTTTAGGCACGAAAGAGCACACAGTATGGCTAAACATTTCATAAGATGGGTTGTCAGAAGGTATTCTAGCAAGAATCTGCTTGGCCGTCCCTCCAACAATCTAACTAGTGGCATTGTGGGTTTGGCAAATGTTGGTAAGTCGACTTTTTTTCAAGCTATTACTGGATCGGAGCTAGGCAATCCAGCAAACTATCCATTCGCAACAATTGAGCCGGAAGAAGCCAAGGTCATTGTACCATCTCCTGAACTGGATCATCTATTTCAGTTATATCAGTCACAGAAGAAAATTCCTGCCACGCTAACTGTTTATGATATCGCCGGGTTGACACGGAATGCTTCGCAAGGAGAAGGGCTGGGAAATAGGTTTTTAAACGATATTAGGCATGTGGATGGCATATTTTCTCTAATTCGTGGGTTCCAAAATGAGACCATCACACATATTGAAGGATCTGTTGATCCAGTCAGGGACATGTCTCTAGTTCAGGATGAATTAGTCCTTAAGGATTTGGAATGGCTTGAAGCTGCCAAGGAGAGACTGGGAAGAAAGCTAAGCCGAACAGCTAAAAATGCACTTGAATACAGTAGAATGGTTGCAGAGCTGAAATTCTTGGAAGACTTGGAGGAATTTATGTATGATGGTCGGAAAATCGCACATTTCAAGACTGAGTGGAGTGCCGAACAGGTAGAAATTCTAAATTCGCATAATTTCATTACTGCAAAGCCTTCGCTGGTTTTATTGAACTGTACTCCTAGAGATTATCTAATGCAAGAGAATAAGTACTTAAAGGATGTGGAGAAGTGGATCCAAGAATCATCACCGGGGGATAAAGTCGTGTTATTTAGCGctgaatttgaaacaaaGTACAATGAATTCATTGCAGACGGTGACTACGAAAAGTTGGCGCTGTATTGCAACAGTATTGCCGATAAAGCAGAAATAAAAGTAGAAAACTATAGATCTGCGTTGCCGCAGATCATTATTGAGATGCGTAAACTCTTAAATCTGATTAGTTTTTATACTTGTGGTCCACAAGAGGCACGCCAATGGACTATTAGAGAAGGAGCTCTAGCTCCGCAGGCCGCTGGTGTTATCCACACCGATCTAGAGAAAACGTTCATTAGCGGTAACGTTATCAAGTATGCTGATATAATGGGTCTTCAGCCACCACTACTAGAGTCGCAGCTGAAGAGCCAGGGGAAGATCAAGCGTGTTGGTAGTAAGTATATTATGGAGGATGGCGATATAGCTCACTTCAAAGCTGCTGGTCCAAAGAAATAA
- the OPI1 gene encoding transcriptional regulator OPI1 (similar to Ashbya gossypii ABR048W), translating into MASVNRTDIEHAKEPEFIAVEALSQLCNSNAKTDEIKDNSHGEEKQEDKQHYDDGETLLHKMRQNSIINNAVSLYEQTKLQHPNFKRRVELVERKASTMVRRTSEFWSQADSSENDCMDDVYSTGTPLDDHLGTPLRVSKRQKIRENFKEYRLNMSIESKKQLITCLHLLKLANKQLSHTVSSLQDLVQKEKETAEQHLPHKDSDSDDNEQFYDASENLADERSKEIKMEVVGTVKKVYSLISHFAGNSLPEPARSQVRETLLNLPTNWSLNVNSTSKQRSSNPRLSANGKILILAEESLDMVSNVIQVFDGTIGKAEEWVKHKRELKELIKAQYIETQLKLKVKRQLEKEQAEGQHQELNHESI; encoded by the coding sequence ATGGCCAGTGTGAATAGAACAGATATTGAGCATGCTAAGGAACCAGAATTTATAGCAGTGGAGGCGCTCAGTCAGTTGTGTAATAGTAATGCAAAAACAGATGAGATTAAGGATAATTCACATGGAGAGGAAAAGCAGGAAGATAAACAGCATTATGACGATGGAGAAACATTGCTTCATAAGATGAGGCAGAATTCGATCATAAATAATGCGGTGAGCCTATATGAACAAACTAAATTACAACATCCTAACTTTAAGAGGCGTGTGGAACTGGTGGAGCGTAAAGCATCGACGATGGTCAGAAGGACCAGTGAATTTTGGAGTCAGGCAGATAGCTCAGAGAACGATTGCATGGATGATGTGTATAGTACGGGTACGCCACTGGATGATCACCTGGGGACTCCACTCCGAGTGTCGAAAAGACAGAAGATCAGGGAGAATTTTAAGGAGTACCGATTAAACATGTCTATAGAATCCAAAAAGCAATTAATTACATGTTTGCATCTTCTCAAGTTGGCTAATAAGCAGCTTTCACATACAGTTTCATCTTTGCAGGATCTGGTGCAGAAAGAGAAGGAGACGGCAGAGCAGCATTTGCCTCACAAAGATTCAGACTCAGATGATAATGAGCAGTTCTATGATGCTTCTGAAAATCTGGCGGATGAGAGATCCAAAGAAATTAAGATGGAGGTTGTTGGTACTGTAAAAAAGGTCTATTCGTTGATATCCCACTTTGCGGGGAATTCTTTACCAGAGCCCGCAAGAAGCCAGGTGCGGGAGACGTTGTTGAATTTGCCCACGAATTGGTCCCTTAATGTCAATTCTACGTCCAAACAACGGTCTTCAAATCCCCGGCTTTCTGCAAATGGCAAGATATTAATTTTAGCGGAGGAATCATTGGACATGGTTAGTAATGTTATACAGGTGTTTGATGGAACGATTGGGAAGGCGGAAGAATGGGTTAAGCACAAAAGGGAGCTCAAAGAGCTCATTAAAGCGCAATATATAGAAACGCAGCTGAAATTAAAAGTTAAGAGACAGTTAGAAAAAGAGCAGGCAGAGGGGCAACATCAGGAATTAAATCACGAATCTATATAA
- the RPS20 gene encoding 40S ribosomal protein uS10 (similar to Ashbya gossypii ABR041C) — protein sequence MSEIQKEKGDHQNQPQLHKIRMTLTSTKVKELEDVSANIVKNAQSHQLVMKGPVRLPTKVLKISTRKTPNGEGSKTWDTYEMRIHKRYIDLKAPAQIAKRITQLAIQPGVDIEVIIAA from the coding sequence ATGTCTGAAattcaaaaggaaaaggGTGATCACCAAAACCAGCCACAGCTGCACAAGATCAGAATGACCTTGACCTCCACAAAGGTCAAGGAGTTGGAAGATGTCTCTGCTAACATTGTCAAGAATGCTCAAAGCCATCAATTGGTTATGAAAGGTCCTGTCAGATTGCCAACCaaggttttgaagatcAGCACCAGAAAAACTCCTAATGGTGAAGGTTCTAAGACTTGGGACACTTACGAAATGAGAATCCACAAGAGATACATTGACTTGAAAGCTCCTGCTCAGATCGCTAAGAGAATCACCCAATTGGCTATTCAACCAGGTGTGGACATTGAAGTCATCATCGCTGCCTAA
- the MCO14 gene encoding 4a-hydroxytetrahydrobiopterin dehydratase (similar to Ashbya gossypii ABR046C) gives MYNKISKQAAILLQSPELKAGLAALPHWKYANGALFRDFQLRDFESTWSVLNQIALRSHLWGHHPTITTTYNKVSLILTNHDLGGVTDIDMKMARRIEKYISEEL, from the coding sequence ATGTATAACAAAATATCCAAGCAGGCCGCTATACTTCTGCAATCACCTGAATTAAAGGCTGGCTTGGCAGCTCTTCCCCATTGGAAGTACGCAAATGGGGCTTTGTTTAGAGACTTCCAGCTCCGCGACTTTGAATCAACATGGTCGGTTCTAAACCAAATTGCACTGAGATCACATTTATGGGGCCATCACCCGACTATAACTACTACTTATAACAAAGTCTCACTTATTCTCACGAACCATGACTTGGGAGGGGTGACTGATATTGACATGAAGATGGCTAGACGTATAGAAAAGTATATTTCAGAAGAACTTTAA
- the NFU1 gene encoding Nfu1p (similar to Ashbya gossypii ABR045W), translating to MLGIKRPFRSLSLRLIHIKTATTPNENALKFISMDGELLQERGARSIEIKNTDEKLIKHAPLASRIFSQCPGIETLMIGDDFLTVRKDEMMHWNQVTPSVIDILTGYLASGKEMFHPEFYSVKESEIGYDVNVPKFEYDEDEQEISEMIEELIQTRIRPAIMDDGGDIDYRGWDPETGIVYLKLQGACKSCSSSEVTLKSGIESMLKHYIDEVEGVEQILDIEEQVALKEFEKLEQKMQKKHQLEA from the coding sequence ATGTTAGGAATAAAGAGGCCTTTCAGAAGCCTATCCCTCAGGCTAATCCACATCAAGACTGCTACTACACCAAATGAGAATGCGCTAAAGTTTATTTCTATGGATGGTGAATTACTTCAAGAGAGGGGAGCCCGGAGCATCGAAATCAAGAATACAGATGAGAAACTGATTAAACATGCACCTTTAGCATCTCGTATATTTTCTCAGTGTCCAGGAATTGAGACTCTAATGATAGGAgatgattttttaactGTTAGAAAGGATGAGATGATGCATTGGAATCAAGTGACACCTTCAGTCATTGATATATTGACGGGGTACCTAGCAAGTGGGAAGGAGATGTTTCATCCTGAGTTCTATTCTGTAAAGGAATCAGAGATTGGATATGATGTTAATGTTCCAAAATTTGAGtatgatgaggatgaacAGGAGATAAGTGAAATGATTGAGGAGTTGATCCAGACAAGGATCAGACCGGCTATTATGGATGATGGAGGGGACATAGACTACCGTGGATGGGACCCGGAGACAGGTATCGTTTATTTGAAGTTACAAGGTGCATGCAAGTCGTGCTCTTCTAGCGAGGTCACGTTGAAAAGCGGTATTGAATCTATGTTGAAACACTACATCGATGAGGTTGAAGGTGTTGAGCAGATACTAGATATCGAGGAGCAAGTTGCACTAAAGGAGTTTGAGAAATTAGAGCAGAAGATGCAAAAGAAGCATCAGTTAGAGGCATAG
- the APM2 gene encoding Apm2p (similar to Ashbya gossypii ABR047W), which produces MISCLFILDEELQLLTVRLLKPVPSLLEPLEWFIRHPKKSPILQNMDYDYIFIQRDGLYFLSLSYQLTNVYPMVVFSYLNQLHMLFQKYLGENLNKVLITGNFHLIHELIDESIFMGTPQLTDYNIIRDYIKVQVVKDSPEPATREATVTNTKKNKKKDSKKKEEDTEATDENYMNSYIARTTTSAISWRPKGIHYNKNEFYLDVIEHLEYLVDFQCMNIKSNTVYGYIQCRSYLSGMPMLTIGLNKLNSENEYFMRRANFHQCVNLDQLTTDKLISFTPPDGEFQLCNYKLTRNMSDPPMIKLEDCKVKLKPRKTKDGLDRLILAVTISTYFKLQDSTSLLNIKVPLSKVFRDWDVDLSYQPRFKCEQGKVMFNITDDYLLWEVGKVKGGHGDKTLKMQSEFHLHNREHEARIKQQLSNSMDPKPIRRGPHLEKLYQQTHELNSPTSEAALLKVEFEIPYYTISGLKVEFLKIEEKQLQFQSFPWVRYKTINHDIYAYQL; this is translated from the coding sequence ATGATTTCCTGTCTATTCATTCTTGATGAAGAACTTCAATTACTGACTGTTAGATTGTTGAAGCCAGTACCATCGCTACTTGAGCCGTTAGAATGGTTTATCAGGCATCCCAAGAAGTCGCCGATACTGCAAAATATGGATTATGACTACATATTCATTCAAAGAGATGGGTTGTATTTTCTTTCGTTGAGCTACCAACTCACAAACGTCTATCCCATGGTAGTTTTTTCATATCTGAATCAACTTCATATGTTATTTCAGAAGTACTTGGGCGAGAACTTGAATAAGGTTTTGATTACAGGGAACTTCCATTTAATTCATGAATTGATCGACGAGTCTATTTTTATGGGTACACCTCAACTGACtgattataatataatcaGAGACTACATTAAGGTTCAAGTTGTCAAAGATTCACCAGAACCAGCTACACGAGAGGCAACAGTAACAAACactaaaaagaataaaaagaaggactcaaagaagaaagaagaagacaCAGAGGCAACAGATGAAAACTATATGAATAGTTATATTGCAAGAACAACCACCTCAGCTATATCATGGCGTCCTAAAGGTATTCAttataacaaaaatgaattttATCTGGATGTTATTGAACATCTCGAATACCTTGTGGACTTTCAATGCATGAACATTAAAAGTAACACAGTGTATGGATATATTCAATGCCGTTCATATTTATCAGGTATGCCCATGCTAACGATAGGGCTAAACAAACTGAATTCTGAGAACGAGTACTTTATGAGAAGGGcaaattttcatcaatgtGTTAACCTGGACCAACTAACAACAGACAAACTTATATCATTCACTCCTCCAGACGGGGAGTTTCAATTGTGCAACTACAAGTTAACAAGAAATATGTCAGACCCGCCAATGATCAAATTGGAGGATTGCAAGGTGAAACTGAAGCCGCGCAAAACAAAAGATGGGCTGGATAGGCTGATTCTAGCTGTGACCATATCCACCTACTTCAAGCTGCAAGATTCGACCAGTCTGCTCAATATAAAGGTACCATTAAGCAAAGTATTTCGAGACTGGGATGTCGATCTTTCATACCAGCCACGCTTTAAATGCGAGCAGGGGAAGGTTATGTTCAACATAACCGATGACTACCTACTTTGGGAAGTAGGGAAAGTAAAAGGCGGTCATGGCGATAAAACATTGAAAATGCAGTCTGAATTCCATCTCCACAATAGAGAACACGAAGCTAGGataaaacaacaactaTCAAATTCAATGGACCCAAAGCCAATACGACGAGGTCCTCATTTAGAAAAACTCTACCAACAGACTCACGAATTAAACTCCCCCACTTCAGAAGCAGCTCTCTTGAAGgtagaatttgaaattccTTACTACACTATAAGTGGATTGAAAGTTGAATTCCTAaagattgaagaaaaacaactcCAATTCCAGTCCTTTCCTTGGGTAAGGTATAAAACCATCAATCatgatatatatgcctATCAACTTTGA
- a CDS encoding uncharacterized protein (similar to Ashbya gossypii ABR044C), with product MLPQLTFVLWFFICSFTRANKERISSSRKNICSGMYDKTDWGGKVDPFISFNLTSLSGDNNGVSVVIFEYQDLDHVGIKIDGDTKYICNDDAINQGLCNTTSKGNFLLTNSVFNSETGQNETAKYPILTYMVTDVGEVEQKYNVKKTGYYCVLTEAINGDYNGIVNYRNAFGELPASEINKMPLYGLLAVAYAVGMALYSFAVWKHKHELLLLQKYLLAFFVFLTIDTIFIWSFYDLRNRKGSTLGTNVFMLFVSVLSAGKVSCSCFFLLVITLGYGIVYPKLNRKLMRRIQAFTLFNFFVSAGFLIQDYMTSSDAVTMLPLITLIPSAFSLVAFYCMIIKSLGNTTQYLKEQRQMVKLNVYRELLAVILLSMFGVAGGMSVTTLMVVGMSTVELVKKYWRIRFIMDFWPSLIYYCVFVTLAFMLRPTDTSYMLACSQQLPTDPENVTDFDLDDLQSLGDDGFSSTAHDDDLNFSDDEHIPRNHNERNTSK from the coding sequence ATGTTGCCCCAATTAACATTTGttctttggttttttaTATGTTCGTTTACGAGGGCTAATAAGGAGAGGATTAGCTCCAGTCGTAAGAATATCTGCAGCGGGATGTACGACAAAACGGATTGGGGAGGGAAGGTCGATCCTTTCATTTCATTCAATCTCACAAGCCTTAGTGGGGATAACAATGGGGTTAGtgttgttatttttgagTATCAGGATCTAGATCATGTGGGGATAAAAATAGATGGTGATACGAAGTACATTTGTAATGATGATGCGATTAATCAAGGGCTATGCAATACAACGTCTAAAGGGAATTTCTTGTTGACCAATTCAGTCTTTAATTCAGAAACTGGACAAAATGAGACAGCTAAGTATCCGATTTTGACCTATATGGTGACTGATGTTGGCGAAGTCGAACAAAAGTATAATGTTAAGAAAACTGGGTACTATTGTGTGTTGACTGAAGCTATAAATGGTGATTATAATGGTATAGTGAATTACAGAAATGCTTTCGGTGAGTTACCGGCGTCAGAGATAAACAAGATGCCATTATATGGGTTGCTTGCTGTTGCCTATGCGGTTGGTATGGCGCTGTATTCTTTTGCAGTCTGGAAGCACAAACATGAGTTGTTGCTACTACAAAAGTATTTGCTGGCGTTTTTCGTATTTTTGACCATAGATACAATATTTATTTGGTCGTTTTATGATCTCAGGAATAGGAAGGGTTCAACTTTGGGAACGAATGTGTTCATGTTGTTTGTATCTGTTTTGAGTGCTGGTAAAGTTTCATGttcttgcttctttttaCTTGTGATTACGTTAGGCTATGGTATCGTGTATCCAAAGTTGAACCGTAAGCTAATGAGACGTATTCAAGCTTTCACccttttcaacttttttgtATCCGCTGGATTTTTGATTCAAGACTATATGACGAGTTCTGATGCTGTCACGATGCTTCCTCTTATTACGTTGATACCATCGGCTTTTTCTTTGGTGGCCTTTTATTGTATGATCATTAAATCTTTGGGTAACACTACACAATACTTAAAGGAGCAACGGCAAATGGTGAAACTAAACGTCTATCGAGAACTTCTCGCTGTTATTTTACTTTCTATGTTTGGTGTAGCCGGGGGGATGAGCGTCACTACACTTATGGTGGTTGGCATGAGCACTGTAGAGCTGgtgaaaaaatattggagGATCAGGTTTATTATGGACTTTTGGCCTTCTTTGATATACTACTGTGTCTTTGTAACGTTGGCCTTTATGTTGAGGCCAACAGACACTTCGTACATGTTGGCTTGCTCTCAGCAATTACCAACAGACCCTGAAAACGTTACAGATTTTGATCTAGATGATTTGCAATCTTTAGGAGATGACGGTTTCAGTTCTACTGCGCATGATGACGATCTAAACTTCTCGGATGATGAACatattccaagaaatcATAATGAGCGCAACACCTCTAAGTGA
- the VPS24 gene encoding ESCRT-III subunit protein VPS24 (similar to Ashbya gossypii ABR049C), producing the protein MNFIKTTLWGVDPKEQHRKLKGILRKNQRELDKSLRELSVLKGKTQALIKKSAKANDVKTVRIYAKELYQINKQYDRVYTSKTQLQSIGMKIEESFQMNKMQQKMAQSTGLMMEVNSLVHIPQLRNTMMELEKELVKSGIISEMMDNSLDVLDADIEDEEVEEQVEQIVAKYTNDKFNMVNNIPQTQLNHQENQEVAAEEQIEDEADNMLKEMRERLNALQG; encoded by the coding sequence AtgaattttattaaaacgACGCTATGGGGTGTTGATCCCAAGGAACAGCACAGGAAGTTGAAAGGTATATTGAGAAAAAACCAGCGAGAGTTGGATAAATCTTTACGAGAATTAAGTGTTTTAAAGGGGAAGACACAGGCGTTAATCAAAAAGTCAGCCAAGGCGAACGATGTAAAGACGGTTCGTATATATGCGAAGGAACTCTATCAGATAAACAAACAGTATGACCGGGTGTACACGTCGAAGACGCAATTGCAGTCTATAGGGATGAAGATAGAAGAATCATTCCAGATGAATAAAATGCAGCAGAAGATGGCCCAGAGTACAGGTTTGATGATGGAGGTGAATTCTCTAGTGCATATACCCCAGTTGCGGAATACAATGATGGAGTTAGAAAAGGAGTTGGTCAAGTCAGGGATTATCAGTGAAATGATGGATAATTCTCTAGATGTTTTGGATGCGGACATCGAAGATGAGgaagttgaagaacaagTGGAGCAAATAGTTGCAAAGTATACAAATGACAAATTCAACATGGTGAATAACATTCCTCAAACTCAACTGAACCACCAAGAGAACCAAGAAGTTGCTGCCGAGGAACAAATCGAAGATGAGGCAGACAATATGTTGAAGGAAATGAGAGAACGGTTGAATGCCTTACAGGGTTAA
- the DUR3 gene encoding Dur3p (similar to Ashbya gossypii ABR043W), protein MTSGIEPPLPQSAGYGVVVGVGSAFAAGMVLTTYILKRYQKEIITAEEFATAGRTVKTGLIASAVVSSWTWAATLLQSTAMAYKVGVSGPFYYAGGACVQIIVFSTLAIKCKQKAPNAHTFLEIIRSRYGTVAHVVHMGYALVTNVLVTSMLLTGGSAVLSDLTGMNTVASCFLLPLGVIVYTLFGGIKATFLTDYVHTIIIIVIVLTFAFTVYGTSDLLGSPAIVYDLLQAAAERHPVEGNAGGQYLTMKSESGIIFFIISLVGNFGTIFLDNGYFTKAFSSSPAAALPGYILGGISWFAIPCLVATAMGLACLALESHPSFPTYPDRLSPDQVSAGLVLPSVAVTLLGKGGAMATLTMVFMAVTSAMSAELIAVSTIFTYDIYRGYVNPKASGRKLIFAAHAACVVFGFLMSALSVGLYYAGISLGYLYELMGIIISAAVVPSALTLFWKDQNLMAVIISPILGTILAIISWLVCAKSLYNEITVETTYKDYPMLAGNIVALLSPVIFIPILTYLFKPQNFDWERMKTDITRVDEEEEKMEVENMMDSVAGIDDVLEGNSSNCEKCVDDVRSVKSVISAAKEIVPDELLEKYQTDEEKLLARSARIASYLSLVFVFIFLILWPMPMYGSSYIFSKKFFAGWVYVLIIWIFFTAISVCIYPLLEGRKAIFLTIRGIYWDLSGQTYKLREWQDEHPEQLHVVLSQASTRIQLKRSYNSLT, encoded by the coding sequence ATGACATCAGGTATTGAGCCACCGTTACCCCAGAGTGCTGGGTATGGAGTCGTAGTAGGAGTAGGGTCAGCATTTGCTGCTGGTATGGTGCTGACGACATACATTTTAAAACGTTATcagaaagaaattattaCAGCGGAGGAGTTTGCGACGGCAGGCAGGACGGTGAAGACAGGGTTGATAGCATCTGCTGTAGTGAGTAGTTGGACGTGGGCCGCGACGTTGCTGCAATCTACTGCAATGGCATATAAGGTTGGAGTAAGTGGGCCATTTTATTATGCGGGTGGTGCATGTGTTCAAATTATTGTGTTTTCAACTCTAGCTATCAAGTGTAAGCAGAAGGCGCCGAATGCTCACacatttttggaaattatCAGGTCAAGATATGGAACTGTTGCACATGTGGTGCATATGGGATATGCGTTGGTGACCAATGTGTTGGTTACTTCTATGCTTTTGACAGGTGGGTCGGCTGTTTTATCAGACTTAACTGGAATGAATACCGTTGCTTCATGCTTCTTACTGCCGTTAGGAGTTATTGTGTATACGTTGTTTGGGGGTATAAAGGCAACTTTTCTGACTGATTATGTGCATACCATTATCATAATTGTTATCGTTTTAACGTTTGCGTTTACTGTGTATGGAACTAGTGATCTTTTAGGCTCTCCTGCTATAGTGTACGATCTTTTGCAGGCAGCTGCAGAACGTCATCCAGTGGAAGGCAACGCTGGTGGTCAATACTTGACGATGAAATCAGAATCCGGTattatattctttattATCAGCTTGGTAGGCAACTTTGGAACTATTTTTCTTGACAATGGTTATTTCACTAAGGCATTTTCATCCTCACCAGCGGCTGCATTGCctggatatattttaggAGGTATCTCATGGTTTGCAATTCCTTGTTTGGTTGCTACGGCAATGGGTTTGGCTTGTTTGGCTCTAGAGAGTCATCCATCATTTCCAACCTATCCTGATAGGCTTTCCCCTGACCAGGTTAGCGCTGGTTTAGTGCTTCCCTCAGTGGCTGTTACGTTGCTTGGTAAAGGAGGTGCTATGGCGACCCTTACAATGGTATTTATGGCAGTAACTTCAGCAATGTCCGCAGAATTGATAGCTGTGTCGACCATCTTTACCTATGATATCTACAGAGGATATGTTAACCCAAAGGCGTCAGGTAGGAAACTAATATTTGCTGCACATGCCGCATGCGTTGTATTTGGTTTTCTGATGAGCGCTCTTTCTGTTGGGTTATATTATGCAGGAATTTCTTTAGGATATCTTTATGAGTTGATGGGTATCATTATTTCAGCCGCTGTGGTACCGTCTGCTTTAACGCTGTTCTGGAAAGACCAAAACCTAATGGCTGTCATTATCTCACCAATTCTGGGAACCATCTTGGCCATTATTTCGTGGCTAGTATGTGCCAAGTCTTTGTACAATGAAATCACTGTAGAAACAACTTACAAAGACTATCCAATGTTGGCAGGAAACATCGTGGCCCTTCTTTCACCTGTTATTTTCATTCCTATTCTCACCTATTTATTTAAGCCTCAGAATTTTGATTGGGAACGGATGAAGACTGACATAACTCGCGtggatgaggaggaagagaaaATGGAGGTGGAAAATATGATGGATTCTGTTGCGGGAATAGATGATGTACTTGAAGGTAATAGCTCAAATTGCGAGAAATGTGTTGATGACGTAAGGTCAGTAAAATCAGTTATCTCAGCAGCTAAGGAAATTGTACCCGATGAGTTATTAGAGAAATATCAAACGGACGAAGAGAAACTTCTGGCAAGGTCCGCTAGAATCGCTTCATACTTATCTCTGGTGTTTGTCTTTATTTTCTTGATTCTATGGCCAATGCCGATGTATGGCTCAAGTTATATCTTTTCGAAGAAATTCTTCGCTGGTTGGGTATACGTGTTGATCATATGGATATTCTTCACTGCTATTAGCGTTTGTATTTATCCATTATTGGAAGGTCGTAAAGCAATATTCCTTACAATTCGTGGCATCTATTGGGATCTGAGTGGGCAAACTTATAAGTTACGAGAATGGCAAGACGAACATCCGGAACAACTCCACGTTGTCCTATCACAGGCTAGTACTAGAATTCAACTAAAGAGATCATATAATAGTTTAACttaa